From one Lycium barbarum isolate Lr01 chromosome 6, ASM1917538v2, whole genome shotgun sequence genomic stretch:
- the LOC132645016 gene encoding BTB/POZ and MATH domain-containing protein 2, protein MGTFRVPSEPSKSPNSSSSSSQPTTTTSTSRIDTINGSHEFKVEGYALSKGMGIGKYVTSEIFTVGGHSWAVYFYPDGKSAEDNGTYVSLFIALASDATDVRALFELSLMDQSGNERHKIHTHFGRVLETGPYTLKYRGSMWGYKRFFRRTLLETSDYLKDDCLLIQCTVGVVRSYNETPKTFSLPVPPSDIGLHFGQLLESGEGADIKFEVEGEAFAAHKLVLAARSPVLRAQLFGPLKEENVQNIKVEEIQAPVFKALLHFIYWDALPDLQELVGLDTKWAVALMAQHLLAAADQYGLERLRALCEAKLCEDVTINTVATTLALADQHHCVQLKSVCLKFIALPENLKAVMQSEGFDHLKESCPSVITELLKYVAGMNEHAIISYVHGGHILDGTDVNGRRVKQRIY, encoded by the exons ATGGGTACCTTTAGGGTTCCATCGGAACCTTCAAAATCCccaaattcatcatcatcatcatcacaacCAACAACCACAACATCAACTTCTCGGATCGATACGATTAATGGGTCGCACGAATTTAAGGTTGAAGGTTACGCGTTATCGAAAGGTATGGGAATTGGGAAATATGTAACTTCTGAGATTTTTACTGTGGGTGGTCATTCTTGGGCTGTTTACTTTTACCCTGATGGTAAAAGTGCTGAGGATAATGGTACCTATGTTTCGCTTTTTATCGCCCTTGCTAGTGATGCTACTGATGTTAGAGCTTTGTTTGAGCTGTCTCTTATGGATCAGAGTGGTAATGAGAGGCATAAGATTCATACTCACTTTGGTAGGGTGCTCGAAACGGGTCCTTACACGCTCAAATACCGCGGTAGCATGTG GGGCTATAAACGCTTTTTCAGGAGAACATTATTAGAAACATCAGACTACCTTAAAGATGATTGTCTCTTGATCCAGTGTACTGTTGGTGTTGTAAGATCATACAATGAAACACCGAAGACTTTCTCCCTGCCTGTGCCACCGTCAGACATTGGGCTTCATTTCGGGCAGCTCCTAGAGAGTGGAGAGGGAGCTGATATAAAGTTTGAAGTTGAAGGTGAAGCCTTTGCTGCACACAAGTTGGTTCTTGCTGCCCGCTCCCCTGTGCTTAGGGCACAACTCTTTGGTCCACTAAAGGAAGAGAACGTACAAAATATTAAAGTTGAAGAAATACAGGCTCCAGTATTCAAG GCGTTGCTCCACTTCATCTATTGGGATGCTCTCCCTGATTTACAAGAGCTTGTGGGTCTCGATACCAAATGGGCAGTTGCGTTAATGGCTCAGCATCTGCTTGCTGCAGCTGACCAGTATGGCCTTGAGAGATTGAGAGCACTTTGTGAGGCTAAGCTTTGCGAGGATGTTACAATCAACACTGTTGCTACAACTTTAGCTTTGGCAGATCAGCATCATTGTGTCCAACTGAAATCTGTGTGTCTTAAGTTCATCGCGTTGCCTGAAAATTTGAAAG CTGTGATGCAATCAGAGGGATTTGATCACTTGAAGGAGAGTTGTCCTTCTGTCATCACGGAATTGCTGAAGTATGTTGCTGGGATGAATGAACATGCAATCATTTCTTACGTACATGGTGGGCACATTCTAGATGGCACTGATGTGAATGGAAGAAGAGTGAAGCAAAGGATATATTGA